Proteins from one Mobula birostris isolate sMobBir1 chromosome 10, sMobBir1.hap1, whole genome shotgun sequence genomic window:
- the tnfsf10l gene encoding TNF superfamily member 10, like isoform X2 yields MDLPYLLESRRAETARARKSKNQTASRELWCLYNPEKLQQLITEETEDIDNQIRKDPCWILANKIRLLANKVSEEVSKQHIIKDVIDNLPPDIVKSAVQLENRAIQSPSAHLTVRLGSLQGSPNFLDGSCRHLVKWGIGKGLSYIRNMTINHGKLRASQMGRYYVYSQTFFKYKHKDTAGYEDHSVKPNEQLLVQCIYKMSTSYPTPILLMKSVGTKCWAANAEYGMNSIYQGGLFELEAGDEIFVTISDRELMDDNEASSYFGSFRLDL; encoded by the exons ATGGATTTGCCCTATTTATTGGAAAGCCGGAGGGCAGAAACAGCCCGCGCGAGAAAG AGTAAAAATCAGACAGCTTCCCGGGAGCTGTGGTGTTTATATAATCCTGAGAAACTTCAACAGCTAATCACTGAAGAGACTGAAGACATAGACAACCAGATCAGGAAAGATCCCTGTTGGATACTGGCTAACAAAATTAGATTACTTGCAAACAAG GTATCAGAAGAAGTTAGCAAGCAACATATAATTAAAG ATGTAATAGACAATTTACCTCCAGACATTGTGAAGTCTGCAGTGCAGCTGGAAAACAGAGCGATTCAGAGTCCCTCCGCACATCTCACTGTCAGATTGGGTTCACTGCAAG GTTCACCCAACTTTCTGGACGGATCATGCCGCCACCTTGTGAAATGGGGTATTGGAAAAGGGTTATCTTACATCCGCAACATGACAATCAATCATGGAAAATTGCGAGCCAGTCAAATGGGCAGGTATTATGTTTATTCCCAGACGTTTTTCAAATACAAGCACAAGGATACAGCTGGTTATGAAGACCATTCTGTAAAACCCAATGAGCAACTGCTTGTGCAGTGTATATACAAGATGTCTACTTCCTACCCAACACCGATCCTCCTCATGAAAAGCGTAGGAACAAAATGTTGGGCAGCAAATGCTGAGTATGGTATGAATTCCATCTACCAAGGAGGACTTTTTGAATTAGAAGCTGGTGATGAAATATTCGTAACTATCTCTGACAGAGAGTTGATGGATGATAATGAGGCATCTAGCTACTTTGGATCCTTTAGACTGGATTTGTAA